A single window of Achromobacter xylosoxidans DNA harbors:
- a CDS encoding 3-hydroxyacyl-CoA dehydrogenase family protein yields the protein MDTPLQNLAVIGAGAMGSGIAALFASKGLDVVLVDPMDGALDRARAVIERQLNVYAPGQVDAVMQRIRMAPGLDAAASCDLVIEAVPENLELKRGLFAQLDALCKPEAIFATNTSGLSINAIASAVARRDRFVGTHFFTPADVIPLVEVVRNDATSEDTVARVMATLRLGGKRPVLVRQDIPGFIANRIQHALAREAISLLEKGVASAEDIDEVVKWSLGIRLALSGPLEQRDMNGIDVHYAIASYLYKDLENRTEPSELLKSKVENGQLGAKSGQGFYTWSAERRERVLRDKSAALGELAAWLNAKAGDS from the coding sequence ATGGATACTCCCCTGCAGAATCTGGCCGTCATCGGCGCCGGCGCCATGGGCAGCGGCATCGCCGCGCTCTTCGCCTCGAAGGGATTGGACGTGGTCCTGGTCGATCCGATGGACGGCGCCCTGGATCGCGCCCGCGCCGTCATCGAACGCCAGTTGAACGTCTACGCGCCCGGCCAGGTCGACGCCGTGATGCAACGCATCCGCATGGCGCCCGGCCTGGACGCGGCCGCCAGCTGCGACCTGGTGATCGAGGCGGTGCCCGAGAACCTGGAGCTCAAGCGCGGCCTGTTCGCGCAGCTCGATGCGCTGTGCAAGCCCGAAGCCATCTTCGCCACCAACACCTCGGGCCTGTCGATCAACGCCATCGCCAGTGCTGTCGCGCGCCGCGACCGCTTTGTCGGCACGCACTTCTTCACCCCCGCCGACGTCATCCCGCTGGTCGAAGTGGTGCGCAACGACGCCACCTCGGAAGACACCGTGGCGCGCGTCATGGCGACGCTGCGCCTGGGCGGCAAGCGCCCGGTGCTGGTGCGCCAGGACATCCCCGGCTTCATCGCCAACCGCATCCAGCACGCCCTGGCGCGCGAGGCCATCTCGCTGCTGGAAAAGGGCGTGGCCAGCGCCGAGGACATCGACGAAGTGGTCAAGTGGAGCCTGGGCATCCGCCTGGCGCTGTCCGGTCCGCTGGAGCAGCGCGACATGAACGGCATCGACGTCCACTACGCCATCGCCAGCTATCTCTACAAAGACCTGGAAAACCGCACCGAGCCGTCCGAGCTGCTCAAGAGCAAGGTCGAGAACGGCCAGCTCGGCGCCAAGAGCGGCCAGGGGTTCTACACCTGGAGCGCCGAACGCCGCGAACGGGTGCTGCGCGACAAGAGCGCGGCGCTGGGCGAGCTGGCCGCGTGGCTCAATGCCAAGGCCGGCGATTCCTGA
- a CDS encoding MFS transporter → MIAARAVVCLGLTQLVGWGVTFYLIGALGLDMAADLDWNPATIYGGFSCAIVVMALVSPLAGRAVDRWGGHRIMPTGAVVAAAGCILLAAAHGPVAYFAAWTLLGLGMRLCLYDAAFASLARAAGPAARRPMSQITLFGGLASTVMWPVGHALSDWLGWRGAVLAYAALALATLPMYLALPRTRYAAPAQAPGQGGAGLARNARERRLAGALYATIAMLTNFLAAGNAAHLIPLLSGLGLAKALAVNVAALWGIGQFASRLADVALGSRLHPLTLTLAVAALLPLGFMLALFSGGHLAALAAYASLYGACNGLLTITRGTLPLALFDFRSYGAVTGALLMPSFLLTAAAPVAYAYVVQRHGAHAAMGMSAGVAGAILAAALALRWRFIARARG, encoded by the coding sequence GTGATCGCCGCCCGCGCGGTGGTCTGCCTGGGCCTGACCCAACTGGTCGGCTGGGGAGTGACGTTCTACCTGATCGGCGCGCTTGGACTGGACATGGCCGCCGACCTGGACTGGAACCCCGCCACTATCTATGGCGGCTTCTCCTGTGCCATCGTCGTCATGGCGCTGGTTTCGCCGCTGGCTGGCCGGGCGGTGGACCGCTGGGGCGGCCACCGCATCATGCCGACCGGCGCCGTCGTGGCCGCGGCCGGCTGCATCCTGCTGGCCGCCGCGCACGGGCCGGTGGCGTACTTCGCCGCCTGGACGCTGTTAGGCCTGGGCATGCGGCTGTGCCTGTATGACGCCGCCTTCGCTTCGCTGGCGCGCGCCGCGGGTCCCGCCGCGCGCCGGCCGATGTCGCAGATCACCCTGTTCGGCGGACTCGCCTCGACGGTGATGTGGCCGGTGGGCCATGCGCTGTCGGATTGGCTGGGCTGGCGCGGCGCGGTGCTGGCGTACGCCGCGCTGGCGCTGGCGACGCTGCCGATGTACCTGGCGCTGCCGCGCACGCGCTACGCCGCGCCGGCGCAGGCACCCGGCCAGGGCGGAGCCGGCCTGGCGCGCAATGCCCGCGAGCGTCGCCTGGCTGGCGCGCTGTATGCCACGATCGCCATGCTGACCAACTTCCTGGCGGCCGGCAACGCCGCCCACCTGATCCCCCTGCTGTCCGGCCTTGGCCTGGCCAAGGCCCTGGCCGTCAACGTCGCCGCGCTATGGGGCATTGGCCAGTTCGCCTCGCGGCTTGCCGATGTCGCGCTGGGATCTCGCCTGCATCCGCTGACCCTGACCCTGGCGGTGGCCGCCCTGCTGCCGCTCGGCTTCATGCTGGCGCTGTTCTCCGGCGGCCATCTCGCCGCCCTGGCCGCCTATGCCTCGCTGTACGGTGCCTGCAACGGCCTGCTGACCATCACGCGCGGCACGCTGCCGCTGGCACTGTTCGACTTCCGCAGTTACGGCGCGGTGACCGGCGCCCTGCTGATGCCCAGCTTCCTGCTGACGGCCGCCGCGCCGGTGGCGTACGCCTACGTCGTGCAACGGCATGGGGCGCATGCCGCGATGGGCATGTCCGCCGGCGTGGCCGGCGCCATCCTGGCCGCCGCATTGGCGCTGCGGTGGCGCTTCATTGCCCGGGCACGGGGCTGA
- a CDS encoding GNAT family N-acetyltransferase: MPPSAAPILIRDSVDADLPAIKSIYAHHVQHGTASFELDPPSIQEMRQRRAGVLEKDMPYLVAEIDGEVVGYAYVTPYRPRPAYRHTVEDSVYVKAGRAGQGIGGRLLATLVERCTAAGWRQMLAVVGDSRNAASLAVHARQGFHPVGTLRSVGHKHGEWRDTVLMQRALGEGDGTPPQRP, from the coding sequence ATGCCGCCCTCCGCCGCCCCCATCCTGATCCGCGACAGCGTCGACGCCGACCTGCCCGCGATCAAATCCATCTACGCGCATCACGTGCAGCACGGCACCGCGTCGTTCGAACTGGACCCGCCGTCGATCCAGGAAATGCGCCAGCGGCGCGCCGGCGTGCTGGAAAAGGACATGCCCTACCTGGTGGCCGAAATCGACGGTGAAGTCGTGGGCTATGCCTACGTGACCCCCTATCGTCCGCGTCCCGCCTACCGCCACACCGTCGAGGATTCGGTCTACGTCAAGGCCGGCCGCGCCGGCCAGGGCATCGGCGGCAGGTTGCTGGCGACGCTGGTCGAACGCTGCACCGCGGCCGGCTGGCGGCAGATGCTGGCGGTGGTGGGCGACAGCCGCAACGCCGCCTCGCTCGCGGTGCATGCGCGCCAGGGCTTCCATCCGGTCGGCACGCTGCGCTCCGTGGGTCACAAGCATGGCGAATGGCGCGACACCGTGCTGATGCAGCGCGCGCTTGGCGAAGGCGACGGCACGCCGCCGCAACGCCCGTGA
- a CDS encoding EAL domain-containing protein, translating to MNRSRIILIFDNEFAKQGISDSLEQIGFVLNPVSLQEPAPACQAGEIQVHLCLPRDLDITIGQLRARFAHSTIIAIRHIESPAVRINALLAGADSCYGANISYSEVAAAIQSAQRKLTLCQPPAAVAPRRPDAPPDPTAAEKSWRLCDNEWTLVSPAGPGVSLTPMERAVLKGMHAHAERLIRRADFAVASLDIPGNGRALDLVISRLKRKGAAAGLSIPIRSLRGKGYSFSAALAQDSAAGDGREPAAPRKEGGPVSPLLAAIQGDRLQFHYQPIVAASDLEIVGAEALLRWRAAGGETLGIDGLLREAGAPEVAQALISWGIRTIASDQARWRQAARGCGPAVNINISPQSFARRDVVGVILRDIAVCGLAPRDIRIELTEEAALHAASADIRCMLEEFTSRGIQVWLDDFGKGYNNLEWLSTLPLAGLKLDKSIVWSAARQADAQKVLASICQLARDLDIVTVAEGVETEAHCRAAREAGCDLLQGFLFFRPGTADELATALNAQCQRRDDVAWARDRGAPATAVCDGGAPFSPVPGQ from the coding sequence ATGAATCGGTCGCGCATTATCCTTATTTTCGACAACGAATTCGCCAAGCAGGGCATCTCCGATTCGCTCGAGCAGATCGGTTTCGTCCTGAATCCCGTATCGCTCCAGGAACCGGCGCCGGCGTGCCAGGCCGGCGAAATCCAGGTGCACCTGTGCCTGCCGCGAGATCTGGACATCACCATCGGCCAGTTGCGCGCGCGCTTCGCCCATTCCACGATCATCGCCATCCGCCACATCGAAAGCCCGGCGGTGCGGATCAATGCGCTGCTGGCCGGCGCCGACAGCTGCTATGGCGCCAACATCAGCTATAGCGAAGTGGCGGCCGCGATCCAGTCGGCGCAACGCAAACTGACACTGTGCCAACCGCCCGCGGCGGTCGCGCCGCGGCGGCCGGACGCGCCGCCCGATCCGACCGCGGCCGAAAAAAGCTGGCGGCTGTGCGACAACGAATGGACGCTGGTCTCGCCCGCGGGGCCGGGCGTCAGCCTCACGCCCATGGAGCGCGCGGTGCTCAAAGGCATGCACGCGCATGCCGAACGGCTCATCCGCCGCGCCGATTTCGCGGTCGCCAGCCTGGATATCCCCGGCAACGGCCGCGCGCTGGACCTGGTCATCAGCCGCCTCAAGCGCAAGGGCGCGGCCGCCGGGCTGAGCATTCCGATCCGCAGCTTGCGCGGCAAGGGGTATTCGTTCTCCGCCGCGTTGGCGCAGGATAGCGCCGCCGGCGACGGCCGAGAACCGGCGGCGCCCCGGAAAGAGGGCGGGCCCGTCTCGCCGTTGCTGGCCGCGATCCAAGGGGACCGGCTGCAATTCCACTACCAGCCCATCGTCGCCGCTTCGGACCTGGAGATCGTGGGCGCCGAGGCGCTGTTGAGGTGGCGGGCGGCCGGCGGCGAAACGCTGGGCATCGACGGCCTGTTGCGCGAGGCCGGGGCGCCCGAGGTCGCGCAAGCCCTGATCAGCTGGGGCATTCGCACCATTGCGAGCGACCAGGCGCGCTGGCGGCAGGCTGCGCGCGGCTGCGGACCGGCTGTCAATATCAATATCTCGCCCCAGAGCTTTGCCCGCCGTGACGTCGTCGGCGTGATCCTGCGCGATATCGCCGTGTGTGGACTGGCGCCGCGCGATATCCGCATCGAACTTACCGAAGAGGCGGCCTTGCACGCGGCCAGCGCGGACATCCGTTGCATGCTGGAGGAGTTCACCAGCCGCGGCATCCAGGTGTGGCTGGACGATTTCGGCAAGGGCTACAACAACCTCGAATGGCTGTCGACGCTACCGCTGGCGGGCTTGAAACTCGACAAGTCCATCGTCTGGAGCGCGGCGCGGCAGGCCGATGCGCAGAAAGTGCTGGCCTCGATCTGCCAGCTGGCGCGGGATCTGGATATCGTCACCGTGGCCGAAGGGGTAGAAACCGAGGCGCATTGCCGGGCCGCGCGGGAAGCCGGCTGCGACCTGTTGCAGGGCTTCCTGTTCTTCAGGCCCGGCACCGCCGACGAACTGGCCACCGCGTTGAACGCGCAATGCCAACGCCGTGACGACGTGGCCTGGGCGCGCGACCGCGGTGCGCCCGCCACGGCGGTCTGCGACGGCGGCGCGCCGTTCAGCCCCGTGCCCGGGCAATGA
- the ppc gene encoding phosphoenolpyruvate carboxylase, with protein sequence MNASRPQSDSAEPLRHDIRLLGRLLGEVIAECEGKRVFDTIETLRRTAVKFRREGNAADGKLLEQRVKHLQGSDPNSVARAFSYFLHLSNIAEDRDQNRSQRARALAGDAPARGSLHDAVQTLGRQGVTPARIRRLLAEACVMPVLTAHPTEVQRKSTLDVHREIAAALTQRDQPLTPEELAELDAALLGRVATLWQTRMLRYTRLTVADEIENALSYYRSTFLQVIPRVYGDLSKLLNRDAKPFGAPPAPLEPFLRMGSWIGGDRDGNPNVDADTLERALLRQATVLFEHYLQEVHALGAELSITTLLIAVDPALLALAEHSGDDSPHRSDEPYRRALVGVYARLAATALRLTGQNLARRSTVAAQPYDTPQELSADLAIIAASLAAHHGAPIGRLRLAGLQQAVEVFGFHLATVDLRQSSDVHERALAELFSRAGVTHAGQPLDYLALDEDARVALLRAELAQARPLASPWIAYSEDTTRELAVLRAAAAGRQRYGRQAVRQTIVSHTETLSDLLEVMVLQKEAGLIAPAGQDIPPEDGLMVVPLFETIPDLQRGADIMAAWLDLPEIRERVKRAQNGAQEVMLGYSDSNKDGGFLTSNWSLYQAERALVDVFSSRHVRLRLFHGRGGSVGRGGGSSFDAILAQPPGTVAGQIRLTEQGEVIQSKYKDAEVGRWHLELLVAATLESSLAPRAEATSAEDAHMAQHGPAMSFMSETAQRSYRGLVYDTPRFAEYFFAATPIAEIAGLNIGSRPASRKKGQRIEDLRAIPWGFSWAQCRLMLTGWYGMGSAIEAYLETGAPGAPRSQRGRLAQLREMARDWPAFRTLLSNMEMVLAKSDLAIAARYAQLVPQRALREKIFGMISAEHARTLAMLKLLTRRELLADNPALQASLRERFAYIDPLNYLQVDLIRRHRAAQKSPAAEADERVQRAIHLTINGIAAGLRNSG encoded by the coding sequence ATGAATGCCAGCCGCCCGCAGTCCGATTCAGCAGAACCCTTGCGTCACGATATCCGGCTGTTAGGCCGATTGCTCGGCGAAGTCATCGCCGAATGCGAAGGCAAACGCGTCTTCGACACCATCGAGACCCTGCGCCGCACCGCCGTCAAATTCCGCCGCGAAGGCAATGCCGCCGACGGCAAGCTGCTGGAACAGCGCGTCAAGCACCTGCAGGGCAGCGACCCCAACTCGGTGGCGCGCGCCTTCAGCTATTTCCTGCACCTGTCCAACATCGCCGAGGACCGCGACCAGAACCGCAGCCAGCGCGCCCGCGCGCTGGCGGGCGACGCGCCGGCCCGCGGCAGCCTGCACGATGCCGTGCAGACCCTGGGCCGCCAGGGCGTGACGCCCGCGCGCATCCGCCGCCTGCTGGCCGAGGCCTGCGTCATGCCGGTGCTGACCGCCCACCCCACCGAGGTGCAGCGCAAGAGCACGCTGGACGTGCATCGCGAGATCGCCGCGGCATTGACCCAGCGCGACCAACCCCTGACTCCCGAGGAACTGGCCGAGCTCGACGCCGCGCTGCTCGGCCGCGTGGCCACGCTGTGGCAGACGCGCATGCTGCGCTACACCCGCCTGACGGTGGCCGACGAAATCGAGAACGCGCTGTCGTACTACCGCAGCACCTTCCTGCAGGTCATCCCGCGCGTCTACGGCGACCTGTCCAAGCTGCTCAACCGCGACGCCAAGCCCTTCGGCGCCCCGCCCGCGCCGCTGGAGCCGTTCCTGCGCATGGGCAGCTGGATCGGCGGCGACCGCGACGGCAACCCCAACGTCGACGCCGACACGCTGGAGCGCGCCCTGCTGCGCCAGGCCACGGTGCTGTTCGAGCACTATCTGCAGGAAGTCCACGCGCTGGGCGCCGAACTGTCCATCACCACGCTGCTGATCGCGGTCGACCCGGCGCTGCTGGCGCTGGCCGAACACAGCGGCGACGACTCGCCGCATCGCAGCGACGAGCCCTACCGCCGCGCGCTGGTCGGCGTCTATGCGCGCCTGGCCGCCACCGCGCTGCGCCTGACCGGCCAGAACCTGGCCCGCCGCAGCACCGTCGCGGCGCAACCCTACGACACGCCGCAGGAATTGTCGGCCGACTTGGCCATCATCGCCGCGTCGCTGGCCGCGCATCATGGCGCGCCCATCGGCCGGCTGCGGCTGGCCGGCTTGCAGCAGGCGGTCGAAGTGTTCGGTTTCCACCTCGCCACGGTCGACCTGCGCCAGAGTTCCGACGTGCACGAGCGCGCGCTGGCCGAATTGTTCAGCCGCGCCGGCGTCACGCACGCGGGCCAGCCGCTGGACTATCTGGCGCTGGACGAGGACGCGCGCGTGGCCCTGCTGCGCGCCGAACTGGCGCAGGCGCGGCCGCTGGCCTCGCCCTGGATCGCCTACAGCGAGGACACCACGCGCGAACTCGCGGTGCTGCGCGCCGCCGCCGCCGGCCGCCAGCGCTATGGCAGGCAGGCCGTGCGCCAGACCATCGTCTCGCACACCGAAACCCTCAGCGACCTGCTGGAAGTGATGGTGCTGCAGAAGGAAGCGGGCCTGATCGCGCCCGCCGGCCAGGACATCCCGCCGGAAGACGGCCTGATGGTGGTGCCGCTGTTCGAGACCATTCCCGACTTGCAGCGCGGCGCCGACATCATGGCCGCCTGGCTCGACCTGCCCGAGATCCGCGAGCGCGTGAAGCGCGCCCAGAACGGCGCCCAGGAAGTCATGCTGGGTTATTCCGACAGCAACAAGGACGGCGGTTTCCTCACCTCCAACTGGTCGCTGTACCAGGCCGAGCGCGCACTGGTCGACGTGTTCTCCAGCCGCCACGTGCGCCTGCGCCTGTTCCATGGACGCGGCGGCTCGGTGGGCCGGGGCGGCGGCTCCAGCTTCGACGCCATCCTGGCGCAGCCGCCGGGCACGGTGGCCGGCCAGATCCGCCTGACCGAACAGGGCGAGGTCATCCAGAGCAAGTACAAGGACGCCGAGGTCGGCCGCTGGCACCTGGAGCTGCTGGTCGCCGCCACGCTCGAATCCAGCCTGGCGCCGCGCGCCGAGGCCACCAGCGCGGAAGACGCGCACATGGCGCAGCACGGCCCGGCCATGTCGTTCATGTCCGAGACCGCGCAGCGCAGCTACCGCGGCCTGGTGTATGACACGCCGCGCTTTGCCGAGTACTTCTTCGCCGCCACGCCCATCGCCGAGATCGCCGGCCTGAACATCGGCTCGCGCCCGGCCTCGCGCAAGAAGGGCCAGCGCATCGAAGACCTGCGCGCCATCCCCTGGGGGTTTTCCTGGGCCCAATGCCGCCTGATGCTGACCGGCTGGTACGGCATGGGCTCGGCCATCGAGGCCTATCTGGAGACCGGCGCGCCGGGGGCGCCGCGCTCGCAGCGCGGCCGCCTGGCCCAGTTGCGCGAAATGGCGCGCGACTGGCCCGCCTTCCGCACCCTGCTGTCCAACATGGAGATGGTGCTGGCCAAGTCCGACCTGGCCATCGCCGCGCGCTATGCGCAGTTGGTGCCGCAGCGCGCGCTGCGCGAGAAGATCTTCGGCATGATCAGCGCCGAACACGCCCGCACCCTGGCCATGCTCAAGCTGCTGACGCGGCGCGAGCTGCTGGCCGACAACCCCGCGCTGCAGGCCTCGCTGCGCGAGCGCTTCGCCTACATCGACCCGCTCAACTACCTGCAGGTCGACCTGATCCGCCGCCACCGCGCGGCGCAGAAGTCGCCCGCCGCCGAGGCCGACGAACGCGTGCAACGCGCCATCCACCTGACCATCAACGGCATCGCCGCCGGGTTGCGCAATTCGGGCTGA
- the queC gene encoding 7-cyano-7-deazaguanine synthase QueC has translation MLNHQRRALVLFSGGQDSTTCLAWALDRYAHVETVAFDYGQRHRIELDARLNVLRDIRARFPQWAPRLGEDHLLDLKVLGQVGDTAMTSDRAIEMQANGLPNTFVPGRNLLFLTLAAALGYRRQLDVLVGGMCETDFSGYPDCRDDTIKAQQVALGLGLGSRVTIETPLMWIDKSETWALARSLGGDALVETIVEESHTCYLGERGARHAWGYGCGECPACKLRRAGWDKWQAQGGA, from the coding sequence ATGCTGAATCACCAACGTCGCGCGCTCGTGCTGTTTTCGGGCGGACAGGATTCCACCACCTGCCTGGCCTGGGCGCTGGACCGCTATGCCCATGTGGAAACCGTGGCGTTCGATTACGGCCAGCGCCACCGCATCGAGCTGGATGCGCGCCTGAATGTGCTGCGCGACATCCGCGCGCGTTTTCCGCAATGGGCGCCGCGACTGGGCGAAGACCATCTGCTGGACCTGAAGGTGCTGGGCCAGGTGGGCGACACCGCCATGACCAGCGACCGCGCCATCGAGATGCAGGCCAATGGCCTGCCCAACACCTTCGTGCCCGGCCGCAACCTGCTGTTCCTGACGCTGGCGGCCGCGCTGGGCTACCGGCGTCAGCTGGACGTGCTGGTGGGCGGCATGTGCGAAACCGATTTTTCGGGCTATCCCGATTGCCGCGACGACACCATCAAGGCGCAACAGGTGGCGCTGGGGTTGGGCCTGGGCAGCCGCGTCACCATCGAGACGCCGCTGATGTGGATCGACAAATCGGAAACCTGGGCGTTGGCCAGGAGCCTGGGCGGCGACGCGCTGGTCGAGACCATCGTCGAGGAAAGCCACACCTGTTACCTGGGCGAGCGCGGCGCGCGCCATGCCTGGGGCTATGGCTGCGGCGAATGCCCGGCCTGCAAGCTGCGCCGAGCCGGCTGGGACAAATGGCAGGCGCAGGGCGGGGCCTGA
- a CDS encoding LysR family transcriptional regulator, producing MRGLNLDALRTFAQVIELGSFSAAAERGGITQPAVSLQVRQLERRFGLKLVERVGRRAGPTAAGLELLTHIRAIDAALAQAEQAMTAHASQVTGRVRLGTGATACTYLLPPLLADLRRRFPALDVVASTGNTADMLRGLENNTLDIGLVTLPAPGRMIEATPVLEDEFVAIFPARGPLAIPDAVTPQALAALPLVLFEPGARTRRLVDDWFEEAGVAVKPVMELGSTEAMKEIVAAGLACAVLPRMAVSGAGQRGSLALRSLAPRLARTLAVVVRRDKPLSRGLRHLQEALLALRT from the coding sequence ATGCGCGGCCTCAATCTGGACGCCCTGCGCACGTTTGCGCAGGTGATCGAACTGGGCAGTTTTTCGGCGGCCGCCGAACGCGGCGGCATCACCCAACCCGCGGTCAGCCTGCAGGTGCGCCAGCTCGAGCGCCGCTTCGGCCTGAAGCTGGTCGAGCGGGTCGGCCGGCGCGCCGGTCCCACCGCCGCCGGACTGGAACTGCTGACCCACATCCGGGCCATCGACGCGGCGCTGGCGCAGGCCGAGCAGGCCATGACCGCGCATGCTTCACAGGTGACGGGCCGCGTGCGGCTGGGCACCGGCGCCACCGCCTGCACCTACCTGCTGCCGCCCCTGCTGGCCGATCTGCGGCGCCGTTTTCCGGCGCTGGACGTGGTGGCCAGCACCGGCAATACCGCCGACATGCTGCGCGGGCTGGAGAACAACACGTTGGACATCGGCCTGGTGACCCTGCCCGCGCCGGGGCGCATGATCGAGGCCACGCCGGTGCTTGAAGACGAGTTCGTGGCCATCTTCCCCGCGCGGGGGCCGCTGGCGATTCCCGACGCGGTGACGCCGCAGGCGTTGGCGGCATTGCCGCTGGTGCTGTTCGAGCCGGGCGCGCGCACCCGCCGCCTGGTGGACGACTGGTTCGAAGAGGCCGGAGTGGCGGTCAAGCCGGTCATGGAGCTGGGCAGCACCGAGGCCATGAAGGAAATCGTGGCCGCCGGCCTGGCCTGCGCGGTGCTGCCCAGGATGGCGGTGAGCGGCGCGGGCCAGCGCGGCAGCCTGGCGCTGCGTTCGCTGGCGCCGCGCCTGGCGCGCACCCTGGCGGTGGTGGTGCGCCGCGACAAGCCGCTCAGCCGCGGGCTGCGGCACCTGCAGGAGGCATTGCTGGCGCTGCGGACGTGA
- a CDS encoding short-chain fatty acid transporter, which produces MNKLASFFTELMRKYLPDPFVFAIALTLLTVLLAMGIEGQGIGDVTRAWGKGFWSLLAFTTQMAVILAMGYVLATAPLTDRLLNRIVSHVHKPHTAIIVATLVGGIGSYLNWGFGLVIGGIVAKKLALKVKGVHYPLIIAAAYSGFTMYGLGLSASIPVLVATPGHPTAKQMGIIPLTETIFSVPMLITSLVIIVTLPLLNAWLHPKKGEKIVEVDPAIDRDANASNAAEDMLEKGTLASKLNNSRILSLLIGALGVAYVAFHFIDGGSLDLNLINFIILFLGIILLGTPAAYVAKLTEGIKTISGIILQYPFYAGIMAIMAASGLVTTISKVFVDVATPATLPFWGLISSFVINFFAPSAGGHWVIQGPFMIDAAREIGSALNQTTMAVMLGNAWNDLVQPFWILPALALSKLKLRDVMGYTVIMMLWVGVIHITAVLAWGYLTH; this is translated from the coding sequence ATGAATAAATTGGCATCTTTTTTCACTGAGCTGATGCGCAAGTATCTGCCCGATCCCTTTGTCTTCGCGATCGCGCTGACCTTGCTCACCGTGCTGCTGGCCATGGGCATCGAAGGCCAGGGCATCGGCGACGTGACCCGCGCCTGGGGCAAGGGCTTCTGGAGCCTGCTGGCGTTCACCACCCAGATGGCCGTGATCCTGGCCATGGGCTACGTGCTGGCCACCGCGCCGCTGACCGACCGCCTGCTCAACCGCATCGTCAGCCACGTGCACAAGCCGCACACCGCCATCATCGTCGCCACGCTGGTGGGCGGCATCGGCAGCTACCTGAACTGGGGCTTCGGCCTGGTCATCGGCGGCATCGTCGCCAAGAAGCTGGCGCTCAAGGTCAAGGGCGTGCACTACCCGCTGATCATCGCCGCGGCCTACAGCGGTTTCACCATGTACGGCCTGGGCCTGTCGGCCAGCATCCCGGTGCTGGTGGCCACCCCCGGCCACCCCACCGCCAAGCAGATGGGCATCATCCCGCTGACGGAAACCATCTTCTCGGTGCCGATGCTGATCACCAGCCTGGTGATCATCGTGACGCTGCCGCTGCTGAACGCCTGGCTGCATCCGAAGAAGGGCGAGAAGATCGTCGAAGTGGATCCGGCCATCGACCGCGACGCCAACGCGTCCAACGCGGCCGAAGACATGCTGGAGAAAGGCACCCTCGCCTCCAAGCTGAACAACAGCCGCATCCTCAGCCTGCTGATCGGCGCGCTGGGCGTGGCCTACGTCGCCTTCCACTTCATCGATGGCGGCTCGCTCGACCTGAACCTGATCAACTTCATCATCCTGTTCCTGGGCATCATCCTGCTGGGCACGCCGGCCGCCTACGTGGCCAAGCTGACCGAAGGCATCAAGACGATCTCGGGCATCATCCTGCAGTACCCGTTCTACGCCGGCATCATGGCCATCATGGCCGCCTCGGGCCTGGTGACCACGATCTCCAAGGTGTTCGTCGACGTCGCCACGCCGGCCACGCTGCCGTTCTGGGGCCTGATCAGCTCGTTCGTCATCAACTTCTTCGCGCCCTCGGCCGGCGGCCACTGGGTCATCCAGGGTCCGTTCATGATCGACGCCGCCCGCGAAATCGGCAGCGCGCTCAACCAGACGACCATGGCCGTGATGCTGGGCAACGCCTGGAACGATCTGGTGCAGCCCTTCTGGATCCTGCCGGCGCTGGCGCTGTCCAAGCTCAAGCTGCGCGACGTGATGGGCTATACGGTCATCATGATGTTGTGGGTCGGCGTGATCCACATCACCGCCGTGCTGGCGTGGGGCTATCTGACCCATTAA
- a CDS encoding SDR family NAD(P)-dependent oxidoreductase, translating to MSKPTAYLVTGGSAGIGAAIVRMLLDAGHKVVNIDYRLPEHPPAGLVSYQADLTDEARTKEVAAEVTAAYDIVGLVNNAGATRPGTADTATLADLDYVVNLHLRTALILVQAALPAMRAAGFGRIVNMSSRAALGKPDRVVYSATKAGLVGLTRTLAMELGGDGITVNAIGPGPIATDLFTKSNPAGAPQTERIINSIVVKRLGTPEDVARAAMFFLSPDNGFVTGQMLYVCGGTTLGVAPI from the coding sequence ATGAGCAAACCTACCGCGTATCTGGTGACCGGCGGCAGCGCCGGGATCGGCGCCGCCATCGTCCGCATGCTGCTGGATGCCGGGCACAAGGTGGTCAACATCGACTACCGCCTGCCCGAGCATCCGCCGGCGGGGCTGGTGTCGTACCAGGCCGACCTGACCGACGAGGCGCGCACCAAGGAAGTGGCCGCCGAAGTGACCGCGGCCTACGACATCGTCGGCCTGGTCAACAACGCCGGCGCCACGCGTCCCGGCACCGCCGACACGGCCACCCTGGCCGACCTGGACTACGTGGTCAACCTGCATCTGCGCACCGCGCTGATCCTGGTGCAGGCCGCGCTGCCGGCGATGCGCGCCGCCGGCTTCGGCCGCATCGTCAACATGTCGTCGCGCGCCGCGCTGGGCAAGCCGGACCGCGTGGTCTATTCGGCCACCAAGGCCGGGCTGGTCGGCTTGACGCGCACGCTGGCGATGGAACTGGGCGGCGACGGCATCACCGTCAACGCCATCGGCCCCGGCCCCATCGCCACGGACCTGTTCACCAAGAGCAACCCCGCCGGCGCGCCGCAGACCGAGCGCATCATCAACAGCATCGTGGTCAAGCGCCTGGGCACGCCCGAGGACGTGGCGCGCGCCGCCATGTTCTTCCTGTCGCCCGACAACGGCTTCGTCACCGGCCAGATGCTGTACGTCTGCGGCGGCACGACGCTGGGCGTCGCCCCGATCTGA